One Paraburkholderia sp. IMGN_8 DNA window includes the following coding sequences:
- the mutY gene encoding A/G-specific adenine glycosylase: MPSRLTPSAAPAASSYPALSDFSARLIGWQRQHGRHDLPWQNTRDPYRIWLSEIMLQQTQVSTVIPYYAKFLARFPDVAALAAAPLDDVMALWAGLGYYSRARNLHRCAQAVVEQHGGAFPASVDELAELPGIGRSTAAAIASFAFGARATILDGNVKRVLARVFGVEGFPGEKKVENAMWTLAESLLPSNASDDDVSAYTQGLMDLGATLCVRGKPNCLRCPFAVDCVANVTGRQRELPTARPRKTVPTRRTWMLVLRDGNAVMLEKRPPSGIWGGLWSLPEAADEAALAERARAFGSDGAVSPLAPLTHVFTHFRLDIEPRLADLDRAVGALATLGDADTAWVALSDLDSFGVPAPVRKLLDGLQGSLL, encoded by the coding sequence ATGCCCTCTCGCTTAACCCCGTCCGCCGCGCCTGCCGCGTCAAGTTATCCGGCCTTGTCCGATTTCTCCGCCCGCCTGATTGGCTGGCAGCGCCAGCATGGCCGTCACGACCTGCCGTGGCAGAACACCCGCGACCCCTATCGCATCTGGTTGTCGGAAATCATGCTGCAACAGACCCAGGTGTCGACGGTGATTCCGTACTACGCGAAGTTTCTGGCGCGTTTTCCGGACGTCGCCGCGCTCGCCGCCGCGCCGCTCGACGACGTAATGGCGTTATGGGCCGGCCTCGGCTACTACTCGCGCGCGCGCAATCTGCATCGCTGCGCGCAAGCGGTGGTCGAGCAGCATGGCGGCGCGTTTCCGGCGTCGGTCGATGAACTCGCTGAATTGCCTGGCATCGGCCGTTCGACGGCGGCGGCGATCGCGTCGTTCGCGTTCGGCGCGCGCGCGACGATTCTCGACGGCAACGTGAAGCGCGTCCTGGCGCGCGTATTCGGCGTCGAAGGTTTTCCCGGCGAGAAGAAGGTTGAGAACGCGATGTGGACGCTGGCGGAATCGCTGCTGCCGTCGAATGCATCTGACGACGATGTCAGCGCCTACACGCAAGGTCTGATGGACCTCGGGGCGACGCTGTGCGTGCGCGGCAAGCCGAACTGCTTACGCTGCCCGTTCGCGGTAGATTGCGTGGCGAACGTGACGGGACGGCAGCGCGAGCTGCCCACTGCGCGGCCCAGGAAAACGGTGCCGACGCGCCGCACATGGATGCTGGTGCTGCGCGACGGCAACGCCGTGATGCTGGAAAAGCGCCCGCCGTCGGGCATCTGGGGCGGCTTGTGGAGCTTGCCCGAAGCTGCTGACGAAGCCGCGCTGGCGGAGCGTGCGCGTGCCTTCGGTAGCGATGGCGCGGTCTCGCCGCTCGCGCCGCTCACGCACGTATTTACGCATTTCAGGCTGGATATCGAGCCGCGGCTTGCGGACCTGGACCGCGCTGTAGGCGCGTTGGCCACGTTAGGCGACGCGGACACCGCGTGGGTTGCGCTAAGCGATCTCGATTCGTTTGGCGTGCCCGCGCCGGTGCGCAAATTGCTGGATGGTTTGCAAGGTTCGCTGCTTTAG
- a CDS encoding tetratricopeptide repeat protein: protein MNLSFVKLFSKRPANASRVPHAVSARRLLGAAALAVWALAAVPAHAQDPSPDSDDTSVTLPDPLGPASAEDQKSLPNIALSSQIVFQVLAAEVALQRDQPAPAYQTYLALARDTHDPRMAQRATEIALAAQSPSDALAAAQLWQQYAPSSERAAQLDASLLVLSGKPDDAAPLLANELAKVPAENRGSAILALQLLISRGPNRIGGLHVLQDLLKNDMNRPEAQLAIARQQLVSDDAPGARKSLEQALTLKPDYLPAALMLSQMGPEERKEGIASLEKYVQQNPKSHDARLALAQMYLASDRLDDAQKQFEIMHKNNAKDLTPLMALALIKIQQKNLTEAQTYLTQYAQQADKTPGADPGQAYIYLAQLSLEQKNEAAASDWLNKISPSSQQYMPAQITRAQLLAKQGKTEDARNLLAGLQAPDPRDQALIARTDAAILFDAKRYPEAEASLQKATANFPDDPDLTYDYAMAAEKTGHYDIMEAQLRKLIQTQPDNPQAYNALGYSLADRNQRLAEANRLVEKASSLAPNDAFIMDSVGWVKYRMGNTSDAIKLLRKAYDIQPNAEIGAHLGEVLWKTGAQDQARAAFRDARKLEPDNDTLVKTLQRLQVNDL from the coding sequence ATGAACTTGTCCTTCGTGAAGCTGTTTTCGAAGCGCCCGGCAAACGCATCGCGCGTGCCGCACGCTGTCTCCGCTCGCCGGCTGCTCGGCGCCGCCGCGCTCGCCGTTTGGGCGCTGGCTGCCGTGCCCGCGCACGCGCAGGACCCCTCGCCAGACTCGGATGACACCTCCGTCACCCTGCCGGACCCGCTCGGCCCTGCGTCGGCAGAAGACCAGAAGTCTTTGCCGAACATCGCACTGTCGAGCCAGATCGTATTCCAGGTGCTCGCCGCCGAAGTCGCGTTGCAACGCGACCAGCCGGCACCCGCCTACCAGACCTACCTCGCGCTCGCGCGCGACACGCACGATCCGCGCATGGCGCAACGCGCCACTGAAATCGCGCTGGCCGCGCAGAGCCCGTCGGATGCCTTAGCCGCCGCGCAATTGTGGCAGCAGTATGCGCCGAGTTCGGAACGCGCCGCGCAACTCGATGCGTCGCTGCTCGTGCTGTCCGGCAAACCTGACGACGCCGCGCCGCTCCTCGCGAACGAACTGGCAAAGGTGCCAGCCGAGAATCGCGGCAGCGCGATCCTCGCGCTGCAACTGCTGATCTCGCGCGGTCCGAACCGGATCGGCGGCTTGCATGTGCTGCAGGATCTGCTGAAGAACGACATGAACCGGCCCGAAGCTCAACTGGCCATCGCGCGTCAGCAGCTCGTTTCGGACGACGCGCCGGGCGCGCGCAAGTCGCTCGAACAGGCGCTTACGCTCAAGCCCGACTATCTGCCGGCGGCGCTGATGCTGTCGCAGATGGGCCCGGAGGAGCGCAAGGAAGGCATCGCGTCGCTCGAAAAGTACGTGCAGCAGAATCCGAAATCGCACGACGCGCGTCTCGCGCTCGCGCAGATGTATCTCGCGAGCGACCGTCTGGACGACGCGCAGAAGCAGTTCGAGATCATGCACAAGAACAACGCGAAGGACCTCACGCCGCTAATGGCGCTCGCGCTGATCAAGATCCAGCAAAAGAATTTGACCGAGGCGCAAACGTACCTCACCCAGTACGCGCAGCAAGCCGACAAAACGCCGGGCGCCGATCCGGGCCAGGCGTACATCTACCTTGCGCAACTGTCGCTCGAACAGAAGAACGAAGCGGCGGCGAGCGACTGGCTGAACAAGATTTCCCCGTCGAGCCAGCAGTACATGCCGGCGCAGATCACGCGTGCGCAATTGCTCGCCAAGCAGGGTAAGACCGAAGACGCGCGCAACCTGCTGGCCGGCCTGCAGGCGCCCGATCCGCGTGACCAGGCGCTGATCGCGCGTACTGATGCGGCAATTCTGTTCGACGCGAAACGCTATCCCGAGGCGGAAGCGAGCCTGCAAAAAGCCACCGCGAATTTCCCGGACGATCCCGATCTGACCTACGACTACGCGATGGCCGCCGAAAAGACCGGCCATTACGACATCATGGAAGCGCAGTTGCGCAAGCTGATCCAGACGCAGCCGGACAATCCTCAGGCGTATAACGCGCTCGGCTATTCGCTGGCCGATCGCAATCAGCGCCTGGCGGAAGCGAACAGGCTGGTCGAGAAGGCTTCGTCGCTGGCGCCGAACGACGCGTTCATCATGGACAGCGTCGGCTGGGTCAAATACCGGATGGGCAATACGTCGGACGCGATCAAGCTGCTGCGCAAAGCCTACGACATCCAGCCGAATGCCGAAATCGGCGCGCACCTCGGTGAAGTGTTGTGGAAAACGGGTGCGCAGGATCAGGCACGCGCCGCTTTCCGCGATGCTCGCAAGCTCGAACCGGACAACGACACGCTTGTTAAAACACTGCAACGTCTCCAGGTAAACGATCTTTGA
- a CDS encoding RNA polymerase factor sigma-54 has protein sequence MKASLQLRLSQHLALTPQLQQSIRLLQLSTLELQQEVAMAISQNPLLENEDDWIASPLRVAADGSLIAQAPNSSAPPDQMGGNTSSSSTSSSERTENGEPQGVDEYNSLAGDSNGDASQWNLDDYGRSGNASDDDDLPPLQIHESSTSLRDHLMAQLRVTQAGQRDRALITFLIESLDDDGYLTATLDEVLADMPEELEVDLDELNAALALLHSFDPAGVGARSASECLKLQLLRLDGSPTRTLALDIVAHHLELLAARDFTRLRKHLKASDDDLRDAHLLIRSLEPFPGAAYGKAEADYVVPDIMVRKTAQGWQAELNPEVVPKLRINHLYANILRNNRGDPGSGSLRQQLQEARWLIKNIQQRFETILRVAQAIVERQKSFFVHGEIAMRPLVLREIADTLGLHESTVSRVTTGKYMLTPFGTLEFKYFFGSHVSTDTGGAASSTAIRALIKQLIGAENPKSPLSDSRIAELLAEQGFVVARRTVAKYREALKIPAVNLRKSL, from the coding sequence ATGAAAGCCAGCCTCCAACTCCGCCTATCGCAGCATCTTGCGCTGACCCCGCAACTGCAGCAGTCCATCCGGCTGCTTCAGCTGTCTACGCTCGAACTGCAGCAGGAAGTCGCAATGGCGATCTCGCAGAATCCGCTCCTCGAGAACGAGGATGACTGGATCGCGAGTCCCCTGCGCGTGGCGGCCGACGGCTCACTGATCGCCCAGGCGCCCAACTCCTCCGCGCCTCCCGACCAGATGGGCGGCAATACGTCGTCCTCGTCCACCAGCAGCAGCGAGCGCACCGAGAACGGCGAGCCGCAGGGCGTCGACGAATATAACAGCCTTGCGGGAGACAGCAACGGCGACGCGTCGCAATGGAATCTCGACGACTACGGCCGCTCCGGCAACGCGTCGGACGACGACGATCTGCCGCCGCTGCAAATCCACGAATCGAGCACCTCGCTGCGCGATCACCTGATGGCGCAATTGCGCGTTACCCAGGCGGGCCAGCGCGACCGCGCGCTGATCACCTTCCTGATCGAATCGCTCGACGACGACGGCTACCTCACCGCCACGCTGGACGAAGTGCTGGCCGACATGCCTGAAGAGCTCGAAGTCGACCTCGACGAATTGAACGCCGCGCTCGCGCTGCTGCATAGTTTCGACCCGGCAGGTGTCGGCGCGCGCTCCGCGTCCGAATGTCTCAAGCTGCAACTGCTGCGGCTCGACGGCTCGCCTACCCGCACGCTCGCGCTCGACATCGTTGCCCATCATCTGGAACTGCTCGCGGCGCGCGATTTCACACGCCTGCGCAAACATCTGAAGGCCAGCGACGACGACCTGCGCGATGCGCATCTGTTGATACGCTCGCTCGAGCCGTTTCCCGGCGCGGCTTACGGCAAGGCGGAAGCGGACTATGTCGTGCCGGACATCATGGTGCGCAAAACGGCACAGGGCTGGCAGGCAGAACTGAACCCGGAAGTCGTGCCGAAGCTGCGGATCAACCATCTTTACGCGAATATTCTGCGCAATAACCGGGGCGACCCGGGCAGCGGTTCGTTGCGCCAGCAACTGCAGGAAGCGCGCTGGCTGATCAAGAATATCCAGCAGCGGTTCGAGACGATCCTCAGGGTCGCGCAAGCTATTGTGGAGCGTCAAAAGAGCTTTTTTGTGCACGGCGAAATTGCCATGCGCCCCTTGGTTTTGCGGGAAATTGCTGATACGCTGGGCCTACACGAGTCGACTGTCTCGCGTGTGACAACCGGTAAATACATGCTGACCCCATTCGGGACGCTTGAATTTAAGTACTTCTTCGGATCACACGTCTCAACCGACACGGGCGGCGCGGCCTCCTCCACGGCGATTCGCGCGCTCATCAAGCAACTGATAGGAGCGGAAAACCCGAAATCTCCTCTTTCAGACAGCCGCATAGCCGAACTGCTGGCGGAACAGGGCTTCGTGGTCGCACGGCGTACCGTTGCGAAGTACCGCGAAGCGCTCAAGATTCCGGCAGTCAACCTGCGCAAGTCTCTGTAG
- the lolB gene encoding lipoprotein insertase outer membrane protein LolB → MRLSCLFSYPRAPRGAVLGLAAAAVVVLAGCASVKPQGPSMSNAATSVTAQTSRAYQGRFSIQYNDQNGQQRNAYGNFAWQETGDTVTLQLRNPLGQTLAIVTSSPASATLELPNRQPLTADNVSTLMQNALGFALPVEGLRYWLQPSPAPTSRASTEKDPEQPSRLKQITQDGWTIDYLAYADAPATGVKRVNLSRSEPPLDIKLVLDQ, encoded by the coding sequence ATGCGTCTTTCCTGCTTGTTTTCTTATCCCCGGGCGCCGCGTGGCGCGGTGCTCGGACTTGCAGCGGCGGCTGTCGTCGTGTTGGCTGGTTGTGCATCGGTGAAGCCGCAAGGGCCGTCCATGTCGAATGCCGCGACATCCGTCACTGCGCAAACGAGCCGCGCTTATCAAGGGCGGTTCTCGATCCAGTACAACGATCAGAACGGCCAGCAGCGCAACGCGTACGGCAACTTCGCCTGGCAGGAAACCGGCGACACCGTCACTTTGCAATTGCGCAATCCGCTCGGCCAGACGCTCGCGATCGTGACTTCATCGCCGGCTTCGGCCACGCTCGAGTTACCGAACCGCCAGCCGCTCACCGCCGACAACGTCTCCACGCTGATGCAGAATGCGCTCGGTTTCGCGCTGCCGGTCGAAGGACTGCGCTATTGGCTGCAGCCGTCGCCTGCGCCGACTTCGCGTGCGAGCACCGAGAAGGATCCTGAACAGCCGTCGCGCCTGAAACAGATTACGCAGGACGGCTGGACGATCGACTACCTGGCGTACGCCGACGCGCCGGCCACTGGCGTGAAACGCGTCAACCTGAGCCGCTCGGAACCGCCGCTCGACATCAAGCTCGTGCTGGATCAGTAG
- the mutM gene encoding bifunctional DNA-formamidopyrimidine glycosylase/DNA-(apurinic or apyrimidinic site) lyase — protein sequence MPELPEVEVTRRGIEPYVSGRKVERVDVRTPALRWPIPADLAKTLRGSVVRKVERRGKYLLFEIDAGWFIVHLGMTGTLRVLRHVPRPPAAAKHDHIDWIFDEFILRYRDPRRFGAVLWHPREAGDVLEHPLLASLGVEPFSPAFTGALMHRLTRERKVSVKQALLAGEIVVGVGNIYASESLFRAGIRPTTAAGRVSLVRYDLLADAVRVTLAAAIEKGGSTLRDFVGSDGESGYFQLDYFVYDRAGLPCRVCGTPIKQIVQGQRSTYFCPTCQR from the coding sequence ATGCCAGAGTTGCCAGAAGTTGAGGTTACCCGACGGGGAATCGAACCGTATGTGTCCGGGCGCAAGGTTGAACGCGTCGATGTGCGCACGCCCGCACTGCGTTGGCCGATTCCGGCGGACCTTGCGAAAACCTTGCGTGGCAGCGTGGTGCGCAAGGTCGAGCGGCGCGGCAAGTACCTGCTGTTCGAAATCGACGCCGGATGGTTCATTGTGCACCTGGGCATGACTGGCACGCTGCGTGTGCTGCGCCACGTGCCGCGCCCGCCGGCCGCGGCGAAACACGATCACATCGACTGGATTTTCGACGAGTTTATTCTGCGCTACCGTGATCCGCGCCGCTTCGGCGCGGTGCTGTGGCATCCGCGCGAAGCCGGCGACGTGCTCGAGCATCCGCTGCTCGCGAGCCTCGGCGTGGAGCCGTTTTCACCGGCGTTCACCGGCGCGCTGATGCATCGGCTGACGCGTGAGCGCAAGGTGTCGGTGAAGCAGGCTTTGCTGGCGGGTGAAATCGTGGTCGGCGTGGGCAATATTTACGCGTCCGAGAGTCTGTTTCGCGCCGGCATCCGCCCCACTACCGCGGCAGGCCGTGTCTCGCTGGTTCGATACGATTTGCTGGCGGACGCGGTGCGCGTGACGCTCGCCGCCGCGATCGAGAAGGGGGGCAGCACGTTGCGCGATTTCGTCGGCAGCGATGGTGAAAGCGGTTACTTCCAGCTCGACTATTTCGTCTATGATCGCGCGGGGCTGCCATGCCGCGTGTGTGGAACGCCAATCAAACAAATCGTGCAGGGGCAGCGTTCGACCTACTTCTGTCCGACCTGCCAGCGCTAA
- a CDS encoding LON peptidase substrate-binding domain-containing protein, protein MSSTSTVLADVPLFPLHTVLFPDGLLPLKIFEARYLDMARDCLRDKTPFGVCLLKSGAEVARAEEPSVPEAIGCLAEIEECDVEAFGMLLIRARGTKRFRLLSHRVENSGLLVGMAEPLGDDMPLEGNQHLAKFGACAEVLERIIATIRERDPDSLPFAEPFRLEDPSWVSNRLAEVLPIALRARQKLMELQDAGARIDVVHHYMQQHQLL, encoded by the coding sequence ATGTCTTCTACTTCTACTGTGCTTGCCGATGTGCCGCTGTTTCCGCTGCATACGGTACTGTTCCCTGACGGGCTGCTGCCCCTGAAAATCTTCGAGGCGCGCTACCTCGATATGGCGCGCGACTGTCTGCGTGACAAAACGCCGTTCGGCGTGTGCCTGCTGAAAAGCGGCGCCGAAGTGGCGCGCGCCGAAGAGCCTTCGGTGCCCGAAGCAATCGGCTGTCTCGCCGAAATCGAAGAGTGCGATGTCGAAGCCTTCGGCATGCTGCTGATCCGCGCGCGCGGCACCAAGCGCTTCCGCCTCCTGTCGCATCGCGTGGAGAATAGCGGCTTGCTGGTCGGCATGGCCGAGCCGCTCGGCGACGACATGCCGCTCGAAGGCAATCAGCATCTGGCCAAATTCGGCGCGTGCGCGGAAGTGCTTGAACGAATCATCGCGACGATTCGCGAACGCGATCCGGATAGCTTGCCGTTCGCCGAACCGTTCAGGCTCGAAGATCCGTCGTGGGTGTCGAACCGTCTCGCCGAAGTGCTGCCGATCGCGCTGCGCGCCCGCCAGAAGCTGATGGAATTGCAGGACGCCGGCGCGCGGATCGACGTGGTTCATCACTACATGCAGCAGCATCAACTGCTGTAG
- a CDS encoding PTS sugar transporter subunit IIA, producing MEHHSNAPARRTQATFSPVNMNRLAKFLPLENVVVGLSVTSKKRVFEQAGLIFENQNGIARSTVTDNLFARERLGSTGLGEGVAIPHGRIKGLKQPLAAFVRLAEAIPFESPDGQPVSLLIFLLVPEQATQQHLEILSEIAQLLSDREARERLHTEENREALHRLLTQWQP from the coding sequence ATGGAACACCACTCAAACGCCCCAGCGAGGAGAACCCAGGCCACGTTTTCGCCTGTCAACATGAATCGTTTAGCCAAATTTCTTCCCCTCGAGAACGTCGTCGTCGGACTATCGGTCACCAGCAAGAAACGCGTGTTCGAGCAAGCGGGCCTGATCTTCGAGAACCAGAACGGCATCGCCCGTAGCACGGTCACTGACAATCTGTTTGCGCGCGAGCGCCTCGGATCGACGGGGCTTGGTGAAGGCGTCGCGATTCCGCATGGCCGGATCAAAGGCTTGAAGCAGCCGCTCGCCGCGTTCGTCCGCCTCGCCGAAGCCATTCCCTTCGAATCGCCCGACGGTCAGCCGGTTTCGCTGCTGATCTTCCTGCTGGTGCCTGAACAGGCCACCCAGCAGCACCTCGAGATTCTTTCGGAGATCGCCCAGTTGCTGTCCGATCGCGAAGCCCGCGAGCGGCTGCACACGGAAGAAAATCGCGAAGCGTTGCATCGCCTGCTCACTCAGTGGCAACCTTGA
- the rapZ gene encoding RNase adapter RapZ, with protein sequence MRIILITGISGSGKSVALNALEDAGYYCVDNLPPRFLPQLANYLAEDGQDRLAVAIDARSSASLDEMPAMIRDLSRAHDVRVLFLNASTQSLIQRFSETRRRHPLSGSTAHDADVGLLTSLAEAIERERELVAGLAEFGHQIDTSNLRANVLRAWVKRFIEQEHSGLVLMFESFGFKRGVPLDADFVFDVRTLPNPYYDHELRPLTGLDKPVIDFLNALPVVHEMIEDIEKFLAKWLPHFRDDNRSYLTVAIGCTGGQHRSVFIAETLAARLASQANVIVRHRDAPVDIGESSKLVA encoded by the coding sequence ATGCGCATAATCCTGATCACCGGTATTTCCGGCTCCGGCAAGTCAGTTGCCCTGAACGCGCTTGAAGACGCAGGCTATTACTGCGTCGACAATTTGCCGCCGCGTTTTCTGCCGCAATTGGCCAATTACCTTGCCGAGGACGGGCAAGACCGCCTCGCGGTCGCTATCGATGCGCGCTCGAGCGCTTCGCTCGACGAAATGCCCGCGATGATCCGCGACTTGTCGCGCGCCCACGACGTGCGCGTCCTGTTCCTCAACGCAAGCACGCAATCGCTGATTCAGCGCTTCTCCGAAACACGCCGCCGGCATCCGTTGTCAGGCTCGACCGCGCACGACGCGGACGTCGGCCTGCTGACGTCGCTCGCCGAAGCGATCGAACGCGAACGCGAACTTGTGGCGGGCCTCGCCGAATTCGGCCACCAGATCGACACCAGCAATCTGCGCGCGAACGTGCTGCGCGCGTGGGTCAAACGCTTCATCGAGCAGGAGCATTCGGGTCTCGTGCTGATGTTCGAGTCGTTCGGCTTCAAACGCGGCGTGCCGCTCGATGCCGATTTCGTTTTCGACGTACGCACGCTGCCGAACCCGTACTACGATCATGAATTGCGACCGCTTACGGGCCTCGATAAGCCTGTGATTGATTTTCTCAATGCGCTGCCGGTCGTCCACGAAATGATCGAAGACATCGAGAAGTTTCTCGCCAAATGGCTGCCGCATTTCCGCGACGACAACCGCAGTTATCTGACCGTCGCAATCGGTTGCACGGGCGGCCAGCACCGCTCGGTGTTCATTGCTGAGACGCTCGCCGCGCGTCTCGCAAGTCAGGCGAATGTGATTGTGCGGCACCGCGATGCGCCGGTCGACATCGGCGAATCATCGAAGTTAGTGGCTTAA
- the raiA gene encoding ribosome-associated translation inhibitor RaiA: MNLQISGHHLEVTPALREYVITKLDRVLRHFDQVIDGSVVLSVDNHKEKEKRQKVEINLHLKGKDIFVESCDSDLYAAIDLMIDKLDRQVIRHKDRLQGHQHEAIKYQPLAPQVDVPPQ; this comes from the coding sequence ATGAATCTGCAGATCAGTGGACACCACCTCGAAGTAACGCCTGCGTTGCGCGAATACGTGATCACCAAACTGGATAGGGTGCTAAGACATTTTGATCAGGTCATCGACGGCAGTGTGGTCCTCTCGGTCGACAACCACAAGGAAAAGGAAAAGCGGCAAAAGGTTGAAATCAACCTGCATTTGAAGGGCAAAGATATTTTTGTCGAGAGTTGTGACAGCGACCTCTACGCTGCGATCGATCTGATGATCGACAAGCTCGACCGGCAAGTGATACGCCATAAAGATCGTCTGCAGGGCCATCAGCACGAGGCGATCAAGTACCAGCCGCTGGCGCCGCAAGTTGACGTGCCGCCGCAATAA
- the hprK gene encoding HPr(Ser) kinase/phosphatase: MDTSSINAQSIFDDNAATLKLSWLTGHEGWERGFSSESVANATSSADLVGHLNLIHPNRIQVLGDAEIDYYKRQTDEDRSRHMAELIALEPPFLVVAGGVAAPPELVLRCTRSSTPLFTTPMSAAAVIDSLRLYMSRILAPRATLHGVFLDILGMGVLLTGDSGLGKSELGLELISRGHGLVADDAVDFVRLGPDFVEGRCPPLLQNLLEVRGLGLLDIKTIFGETAVRRKMKLKLIVQLVRRPDGEFQRLPLESQTVDVLGLPISKVTIQVAAGRNLAVLVEAAVRNTILQLRGIDTLRDFMDRQRLAMQDPDSQFPGKLI, encoded by the coding sequence ATGGATACGTCCAGCATCAACGCCCAGAGCATTTTCGACGACAACGCCGCCACGCTGAAGCTGAGCTGGCTGACGGGGCATGAAGGCTGGGAGCGCGGCTTTTCTTCGGAATCGGTCGCCAATGCCACGTCGAGCGCCGATCTTGTCGGCCACTTGAACCTGATCCACCCGAACCGGATTCAGGTGCTCGGCGACGCCGAAATCGACTACTACAAGCGCCAAACCGACGAAGACCGCTCGCGCCATATGGCCGAGCTGATCGCGCTGGAGCCGCCGTTTCTCGTGGTGGCGGGCGGCGTCGCCGCGCCGCCGGAACTGGTGCTGCGATGCACGCGTTCGTCGACGCCGCTCTTCACCACGCCGATGTCCGCCGCCGCGGTGATCGACAGCCTGCGCCTCTACATGTCGCGCATTCTGGCGCCGCGCGCCACGCTGCACGGCGTATTCCTCGACATCCTCGGCATGGGCGTGTTGCTTACCGGCGATTCGGGCCTCGGCAAGAGCGAACTCGGGCTGGAACTGATCAGCCGCGGCCACGGCCTCGTGGCCGACGACGCGGTGGATTTCGTGCGCCTCGGCCCGGATTTCGTCGAAGGGCGCTGCCCACCGCTGCTGCAAAACCTGCTCGAAGTGCGTGGCCTCGGGCTGCTCGACATCAAGACAATCTTCGGTGAAACCGCGGTACGCCGCAAAATGAAGCTGAAGCTGATCGTGCAACTGGTGCGCCGTCCTGACGGCGAATTCCAGCGGTTGCCGCTCGAAAGCCAAACCGTCGACGTGCTCGGCCTGCCGATCAGCAAAGTCACGATTCAGGTGGCGGCCGGCCGCAACCTCGCGGTGCTGGTCGAAGCGGCGGTGCGCAACACGATCCTGCAACTGCGCGGCATCGATACGTTGCGCGACTTCATGGACCGCCAGCGTCTGGCGATGCAGGATCCCGATAGCCAGTTTCCCGGCAAATTGATCTGA